One Sus scrofa isolate TJ Tabasco breed Duroc chromosome 1, Sscrofa11.1, whole genome shotgun sequence DNA segment encodes these proteins:
- the ORM1 gene encoding alpha-1-acid glycoprotein isoform X3 encodes MALLWALAVLSLLPLLNAQNPLCANLTAVPITNATLDLISGKWYYIGSAFRNPQYNESARSIQAAFFFFDPKPAEDKINLREYQTIGNQCIYNDSSLKVHRENGSLSKHEMGREHVADLLLTKVPKTFMLINSLHDKNNVGLSFYADKAEVTPEQMKEFHDAIECTGIHKSEITYTDEKKPPPPLHCLLGSVWAAGEAA; translated from the exons ATGGCACTGCTCTGGGCCCTCGCAGTCCTGAGCCTCCTTCCTCTGCTGAACGCCCAGAACCCGCTGTGCGCCAACTTGACGGCAGTGCCCATCACCAATGCCACCTTGGACTTG ATCTCCGGCAAGTGGTATTATATCGGCTCGGCCTTCCGAAACCCCCAGTACAATGAGTCGGCCAGATCCATCCAGGcagccttctttttctttgatccCAAGCCCGCGGAGGACAAGATAAACCTCAGAGAGTACCAGACCAT AGGGAACCAGTGCATCTATAACGACAGCTCCCTGAAGGTCCATCGGGAGAATGGAAGCCTATCGAAACACG AGATGGGCAGAGAACACGTTGCTGACCTGCTGTTAACCAAGGTCCCCAAGACCTTCATGCTCATCAATTCCTTGCACGATAAGAACAACGTGGGGCTCTCCTTCTACG CCGACAAGGCGGAGGTGACTCCGGAGCAGATGAAAGAGTTCCATGATGCTATTGAGTGCACGGGAATCCACAAGTCAGAAATCACATACACCGACGAGAAAAAG cctccccctccaTTGCACTGTCTTCTAGGATCTGTGTGGGCCGCTGGAGAAGCAGcatga
- the ORM1 gene encoding alpha-1-acid glycoprotein isoform X2: MALLWALAVLSLLPLLNAQNPLCANLTAVPITNATLDLISGKWYYIGSAFRNPQYNESARSIQAAFFFFDPKPAEDKINLREYQTIGNQCIYNDSSLKVHRENGSLSKHEMGREHVADLLLTKVPKTFMLINSLHDKNNVGLSFYADKAEVTPEQMKEFHDAIECTGIHKSEITYTDEKKDLCGPLEKQHEEERKKEKEKEGS, encoded by the exons ATGGCACTGCTCTGGGCCCTCGCAGTCCTGAGCCTCCTTCCTCTGCTGAACGCCCAGAACCCGCTGTGCGCCAACTTGACGGCAGTGCCCATCACCAATGCCACCTTGGACTTG ATCTCCGGCAAGTGGTATTATATCGGCTCGGCCTTCCGAAACCCCCAGTACAATGAGTCGGCCAGATCCATCCAGGcagccttctttttctttgatccCAAGCCCGCGGAGGACAAGATAAACCTCAGAGAGTACCAGACCAT AGGGAACCAGTGCATCTATAACGACAGCTCCCTGAAGGTCCATCGGGAGAATGGAAGCCTATCGAAACACG AGATGGGCAGAGAACACGTTGCTGACCTGCTGTTAACCAAGGTCCCCAAGACCTTCATGCTCATCAATTCCTTGCACGATAAGAACAACGTGGGGCTCTCCTTCTACG CCGACAAGGCGGAGGTGACTCCGGAGCAGATGAAAGAGTTCCATGATGCTATTGAGTGCACGGGAATCCACAAGTCAGAAATCACATACACCGACGAGAAAAAG GATCTGTGTGGGCCGCTGGAGAAGCAGcatgaggaggaaaggaagaaggagaaggagaaggaggggtcCTAG
- the ORM1 gene encoding alpha-1-acid glycoprotein isoform X1 — MALLWALAVLSLLPLLNAQNPLCANLTAVPITNATLDLISGKWYYIGSAFRNPQYNESARSIQAAFFFFDPKPAEDKINLREYQTIGNQCIYNDSSLKVHRENGSLSKHEMGREHVADLLLTKVPKTFMLINSLHDKNNVGLSFYADKAEVTPEQMKEFHDAIECTGIHKSEITYTDEKKVSAGGPGREAPEGGPTLGGRRAPERSRLHRKP; from the exons ATGGCACTGCTCTGGGCCCTCGCAGTCCTGAGCCTCCTTCCTCTGCTGAACGCCCAGAACCCGCTGTGCGCCAACTTGACGGCAGTGCCCATCACCAATGCCACCTTGGACTTG ATCTCCGGCAAGTGGTATTATATCGGCTCGGCCTTCCGAAACCCCCAGTACAATGAGTCGGCCAGATCCATCCAGGcagccttctttttctttgatccCAAGCCCGCGGAGGACAAGATAAACCTCAGAGAGTACCAGACCAT AGGGAACCAGTGCATCTATAACGACAGCTCCCTGAAGGTCCATCGGGAGAATGGAAGCCTATCGAAACACG AGATGGGCAGAGAACACGTTGCTGACCTGCTGTTAACCAAGGTCCCCAAGACCTTCATGCTCATCAATTCCTTGCACGATAAGAACAACGTGGGGCTCTCCTTCTACG CCGACAAGGCGGAGGTGACTCCGGAGCAGATGAAAGAGTTCCATGATGCTATTGAGTGCACGGGAATCCACAAGTCAGAAATCACATACACCGACGAGAAAAAGGTGAGTGCAGGAGGACCAGGCCGGGAGGCCCCCGAGGGCGGTCCCACCTTGGGCGGCCGCAGAGCCCCAGAGAGGTCAAGGCTGCACAGAAAACCATAA